One Gordonia zhaorongruii DNA segment encodes these proteins:
- a CDS encoding NAD(P)/FAD-dependent oxidoreductase: MASAAFDVVVIGGGIAGVSIGYQLSADRRVCLVEQEDTLAFHTTGRSAALYLETFGNTTVRALTSASRAFLAAPADGFDGPLLTPRPYLVFARQGRGDALTAFHDDVRRQAQTVEMLSADDAVALAPYLTRDAIEAALLDPAAMDIDVHALHQGYVRGLRQHGGEVRTRAAVTGLVRTHGEWTVTLSGDDTVRAPVVVDAAGAWVDTIAGLAGAAPVDVSPKIRTIFGVDAPSRLRTPSLPVVDDLDNAFYIKPEANGLLCSPADETPSHPHDVRPDDLTIARAIESINEVTDLNVRHIRSSWAGLRTFAPDRSPVVGFDPGVEGFFWFAGQGGYGIQMADGLARAGAAVFRGDPLPDDVAAGGVRAAALEPNRF, from the coding sequence ATGGCTTCGGCAGCGTTCGACGTCGTCGTGATCGGCGGCGGGATCGCAGGAGTGTCCATCGGCTATCAGCTGAGCGCCGATAGACGGGTCTGCCTCGTCGAGCAGGAGGACACGCTCGCGTTCCACACCACCGGCCGTTCGGCCGCTCTCTATCTGGAGACGTTCGGCAACACCACGGTACGTGCGTTGACCAGTGCGAGCCGCGCGTTCCTCGCCGCCCCTGCCGACGGGTTCGACGGCCCGCTCCTCACACCGCGCCCCTACCTCGTATTCGCGAGGCAAGGTCGCGGCGACGCGCTGACCGCATTCCACGACGATGTCCGACGTCAGGCGCAGACCGTCGAGATGCTGTCCGCCGACGACGCCGTCGCCCTCGCGCCGTACCTGACACGCGATGCGATCGAGGCCGCGCTGCTCGACCCGGCGGCGATGGACATCGACGTCCACGCCCTGCACCAGGGCTATGTCCGCGGACTGCGGCAGCACGGCGGCGAGGTCCGCACCCGGGCCGCGGTGACCGGGCTGGTCCGCACCCACGGCGAGTGGACCGTGACGCTCAGCGGAGACGACACGGTGCGCGCGCCGGTGGTCGTCGACGCCGCGGGCGCATGGGTCGACACGATCGCCGGGCTCGCAGGTGCTGCGCCGGTCGATGTGAGTCCGAAGATCCGGACGATCTTCGGCGTCGACGCGCCCAGCCGGCTGAGGACGCCGTCGCTGCCGGTCGTCGACGACCTCGACAACGCCTTCTACATCAAGCCGGAAGCCAACGGGCTCCTGTGCTCCCCCGCCGACGAGACGCCGAGTCATCCGCACGACGTCCGGCCCGACGATCTGACGATCGCCCGCGCCATCGAGTCGATCAACGAGGTCACCGACCTGAACGTCCGACACATCCGCTCCTCGTGGGCGGGCCTGCGCACCTTCGCGCCGGACCGGTCACCGGTGGTCGGCTTCGACCCGGGAGTGGAGGGCTTCTTCTGGTTCGCGGGCCAGGGCGGATACGGCATCCAGATGGCCGACGGCCTGGCCCGGGCCGGAGCCGCTGTCTTCCGCGGGGATCCGCTGCCGGACGACGTCGCCGCAGGCGGAGTGCGGGCGGCAGCGCTCGAGCCGAACCGGTTCTGA
- a CDS encoding fumarate hydratase — protein MQAVSESSAPEFLYSDLLPADQDDTPYRLVTTEGVSTFDVDGRTFLKVAPEAIQTLASEAMHDISHYLRPAHLRQLRKIIDDPEASGNDRFVALDLLKNVNISAGGVLPMCQDTGTAIVMGKKGEGVLTGIDDGEVIARGVYDAYTQLNLRYSQLAPLTTYDEKNTGTNLPAQIEIYATEQGPKGPEYKFLFMAKGGGSANKSFLFQETKAILNPKRMLEFLDEKIRSLGTAACPPYHLAVVVGGTSAEFALKTAKYASAHYLDNLPTEGSMAAHGFRDTELEEEVFKLTQSFGIGAQFGGKYFCHDVRVVRLPRHGASCPVAIAVSCSADRQALGKITADGVFLEQLETDPAQYMPDAGVAEDIAGGEVVQIDLNRPMPEILEELSKHPVKTRLSLTGPLVVARDIAHAKIKERLDAGEEMPQYLKDHPVYYAGPAKTPEGMASGSFGPTTAGRMDSYVEQFQAAGGSMVMLAKGNRSKQVTTACDAHGGFYLGSIGGPAARLALDCIKSQEVLEYPELGMEAVWKIEVENFPAFIVVDDKGNDFFTDPSGTVNVPISGIRVRSRER, from the coding sequence GCCTGGTCACCACGGAAGGCGTCTCGACGTTCGACGTCGACGGCCGCACCTTCCTGAAGGTTGCGCCGGAGGCCATCCAGACGCTCGCCTCGGAGGCGATGCACGACATCAGCCACTACCTGCGGCCCGCGCACCTGCGGCAGCTCCGCAAGATCATCGACGACCCCGAAGCGTCCGGCAACGACCGGTTCGTGGCGCTCGACCTGCTGAAGAACGTCAACATCTCGGCAGGCGGGGTGCTCCCGATGTGCCAGGACACCGGCACCGCGATCGTCATGGGAAAGAAGGGCGAGGGCGTCCTCACCGGCATCGACGACGGTGAGGTCATCGCCCGCGGCGTGTACGACGCGTACACCCAGCTGAACCTGCGCTACTCCCAGCTCGCGCCGCTCACCACGTACGACGAGAAGAACACCGGCACCAACCTGCCCGCACAGATCGAGATCTACGCGACCGAGCAGGGCCCCAAGGGGCCGGAGTACAAGTTCCTCTTCATGGCCAAGGGGGGCGGCAGCGCCAACAAGTCGTTCCTGTTCCAGGAGACCAAGGCGATCCTGAACCCGAAGCGCATGCTCGAGTTCCTCGACGAGAAGATCCGTTCGCTCGGCACCGCTGCGTGCCCGCCGTACCACCTGGCGGTGGTCGTCGGCGGCACGTCGGCCGAGTTCGCACTCAAGACCGCGAAGTACGCCTCCGCGCACTATCTGGACAACCTGCCGACCGAGGGGTCGATGGCGGCGCACGGGTTCCGCGACACCGAGCTCGAGGAAGAGGTCTTCAAACTCACGCAGTCGTTCGGCATCGGCGCGCAGTTCGGCGGCAAGTACTTCTGCCACGACGTGCGCGTCGTGCGCCTCCCCCGCCACGGCGCGTCGTGCCCGGTCGCCATCGCCGTCTCCTGTTCGGCCGACCGCCAGGCTCTGGGCAAGATCACCGCCGACGGCGTGTTCCTCGAGCAGCTCGAGACCGACCCGGCCCAGTACATGCCCGATGCGGGCGTCGCCGAGGACATCGCGGGCGGCGAGGTGGTTCAGATCGATCTGAACCGTCCGATGCCGGAGATCCTGGAAGAGCTCTCCAAGCACCCGGTCAAGACCCGACTCTCGCTGACCGGACCGCTGGTCGTGGCCCGCGACATCGCGCACGCCAAGATCAAGGAGCGTCTCGATGCGGGCGAGGAGATGCCGCAGTATCTGAAGGATCACCCCGTCTACTACGCGGGCCCGGCCAAGACTCCCGAGGGCATGGCGTCCGGATCGTTCGGGCCGACGACCGCGGGCCGCATGGACAGCTACGTCGAGCAGTTCCAGGCGGCAGGCGGCTCGATGGTGATGCTCGCGAAGGGCAACCGCTCCAAGCAGGTCACGACCGCGTGCGACGCGCACGGCGGTTTCTACCTCGGATCCATCGGCGGCCCGGCGGCACGGCTCGCCCTGGACTGCATCAAGAGCCAGGAAGTGCTCGAGTACCCGGAACTCGGCATGGAGGCCGTGTGGAAGATCGAGGTCGAGAACTTCCCGGCCTTCATCGTCGTCGACGACAAGGGCAACGACTTCTTCACCGACCCCTCGGGGACCGTGAACGTGCCGATCAGCGGTATCCGGGTGCGGTCGCGGGAGCGGTAA